A region from the Euleptes europaea isolate rEulEur1 chromosome 13, rEulEur1.hap1, whole genome shotgun sequence genome encodes:
- the NDUFA1 gene encoding NADH dehydrogenase [ubiquinone] 1 alpha subcomplex subunit 1, translated as MWYEILPALTVMYVCLTIPGLSTTWIQRYTNGGKEKRFARNTYQWHLMERDRRVSQTNCYYESKGLENID; from the exons ATGTGGTACGAGATCCTGCCCGCCTTGACTGTCATGTATGTGTGTTTGACAATCCCTGGGCTCTCCACCACCTGGATCCAGAGATACACGAATGGGGGAAAG GAGAAGAGGTTTGCTCGGAACACCTATCAGTGGCACCTGATGGAAAGGGACAGGCGTGTTTCCCAAACCAATTGCTACTATGAATCAAAG GGCTTGGAGAACATTGACTAA
- the AKAP14 gene encoding A-kinase anchor protein 14, with protein MDWKNTTIPFDPLTAIACIVVDDVIKDAVEVVTEERLKEAVKNIKWMMCKDFTTARGLLKIEEYMKTWELHKSWLHYTNYTEDEELQYSTRYHYRVRWSIPTCRKPIPRATANVYFVIEISKIKPNTLPVEVFFVIETNRFIHRPGECRFKEKWLKDIIESKVTLMEVVNF; from the exons ATGGATTGGAAAAACACCACAATTCCCTTTGACCCGCTCACGGCTATTGCATGCATAGTCGTTGACGATGTGATAAAAGACGCAGTAGAGGTTGTGACCGAAGAACGACTGAAAGAGGCAG TGAAAAACATCAAGTGGATGATGTGCAAGGATTTCACGACGGCAAGAGGGCTTTTGAAGATTGAGGAATACATGAAA ACATGGGAGCTTCATAAGAGCTGGCTGCACTATACAAACTATACAGAAGATGAAGAACTGCAGTATAGTACTAGGTATCATTACCGGGTACGCTGGAGCATCCCAACCTGCAGGAAGCCTATCCCCCGAGCAACAGCAAATGTCTATTTCGTCATAGAGATTTCCAAAATCAAGCCGAAT ACATTACCTGTTGAAGTATTCTTTGTAATAGAGACAAACAGGTTCATACACAG GCCAGGAGAGTGCAGATTTAAAGAAAAGTGGCTCAAAGACATAATTGAAAGCAAAGTCACCCTGATGGAGGTGGTCAACTTTTAG
- the LOC130486109 gene encoding putative defense protein 3 produces the protein MAQWNLCLLFGSTVLCTMLIPCGAFPTGAPASACENMLPVHTGIQPQQTLAPYEFLVSSPSFLNGQPINIQILGPTYRGLLLEARSFGSTTALGFWKSPPNNTKFLQCSGNPYGAVTHSNTNLKTRQTAYTWLPPNSGCPSVVTFVATVAWSHEIYWTNVKSKVIWKNPKATCGAETPTRILPAAALLSLLLILFGHI, from the exons atggctcagtggaatcTCTGCCTTCTCTTTGGCTCCACGGTCCTTTGTACCATGCTCATTCCATGCGGTGCCTTTCCGACAGGGGCTCCTGCCTCCGCCTGTGAGAATATGTTACCTGTGCACACTGGGATCCAGCCCCAGCAAACTCTGGCTCCCTATGAATTTCTGGTGAGCTCACCGTCTTTCCTAAATGGGCAACCGATTAACA TTCAGATCCTGGGGCCTACGTACAGAGGGTTATTGTTAGAGGCTCGTTCGTTTGGTTCCACCACTGCACTGGGCTTTTGGAAGAGTCCACCCAACAACACAAAATTCTTGCAG tgctcTGGAAACCCATATGGAGCAGTGACTCATTCCAACACCAATTTAAAAACAAGACAGACTGCTTATACATGGCTCCCACCTAACTCTGGCTGCCCCTCAGTGGTTACATTCGT GGCAACAGTCGCCTGGTCTCATGAAATCTACTGGACCAACGTCAAGTCTAAAGTGATCTGGAAAA ATCCCAAAGCTACATGCGGAGCCGAGACACCAACCAGAATACTGCCTGCTGCAGCACTGTTATCTCTGCTACTGATTTTGTTTGGACACATTTAG
- the UPF3B gene encoding regulator of nonsense transcripts 3B isoform X3, with protein MKEDKENARPKEKRGGPLTPTGLGAAMGGADAKGGGEPDKLERPKDKKETLSKVVIRRLPPSLTKEQLEEHLQPLPEHDYFEFFANDSSLYPHMFSRAYINFRNQEDIVLFRDRFDGYVFVDHKGLEYPAVVEFAPFQKAAKKKSKKKDAKAGTIEDDPEYKKFLESYSADDEKLTSTPETLLEEIEARNKELIAKKTTPLLNFLKNKQRLREEKREERRRRELERKRQREEERRKWKEEERRKRKEAEKTKKVERCPEKERDRSKDEPKIKKPEKDERDFEKKEKAKKMEKESLREEKAASAISSAPAKRSDGEVKEEKAKKLVFSFQLEDECGKDYREREREYDRDREYERIQRERDKFRRQEDERRRQKERFEKEKVFRRKEEDVKKERDCLREKGKRSELTDYLGNMEKPEKVTKEDKREEMAKRDRIRNKDRPAMQLYQPGARSRSRLCAYDEISPKPSDQGADKKLECETTNAKEED; from the exons ATGAAGGAGGACAAGGAGAACGCCCGGCCGAAGGAGAAGCGAGGCGGCCCTCTCACCCCGACCGGGCTGGGAGCGGCCATGGGCGGAGCGGACGCCAAAGGAGGCGGCGAGCCTGACAAGCTCGAGCGGCCTAAGGACAAGAAGGAGACGCTCAGCAAG gTAGTGATTCGACGCCTGCCTCCCAGTTTGACCAAGGAACAGCTTGAAGAACATCTCCAGCCTTTGCCTGAGCATGACTACTTTGAATTCTTTGCTAATGATTCGAG TTTGTATCCACACATGTTTTCCAGAGCATACATCAACTTTAGAAACCAAGAAGACATAGTTCTATTCAGGGATCGCTTTGATGGTTATGTTTTTGTTGATCACAAAG GTCTGGAGTATCCTGCCGTAGTGGAATTTGCACCGTTTCAGAAAGCTGCCAAAAAGAAGAGTAAGAAAAAGGATGCCAAAGCTGGGACCATTGAAGATG ATCCAGAGTACAAAAAATTCCTAGAGAGCTACAGTGCTGACGATGAAAAGCTAACATCTACTCCTGAGACTCTGCTAGAAGAAATAGAGGCAAGAAACAAAGAACTGATAG CAAAAAAGACCACTCCCCTGTTGAACTTCTTAAAAAACAAGCAG AGGCTGAGAGAAGAAAAacgagaggagaggaggaggcggGAACTAGAGAGAAAAAGACAAAGGGAAGAAGAGAGgaggaaatggaaagaggaagaaaggaggaaaaggaaagaagctGAAAAAACGAAGAAGGTGGAGAGATGTCCAGAGAAGGAAAGGGACCGATCCAAGGATGAACCAAAGATTAAG AAGCCAGAAAAGGATGAAAGAGACtttgaaaaaaaggaaaaggccaAGAAAATGGAGAAAGAGAGTCTGAGGGAGGAAAAGGCTGCCAGCGCAATCAGCAGTGCGCCAGCCAAGCGCTCCGATGGGGAGGTTAAAGAGGAGAAGGCCAAAAAGTTAGTGTTCTCTTTTCA ATTGGAAGATGAGTGTGGCAAAGACTACAGGGAAAGAGAGCGAGAGTATGACCGGGACCGAGAGTATGAGAGAATCCAGCGTGAGAGAGACAAATTCAGGCGCCAGGAAGATGAACGGCGGAGGCAGAAAGAACGCTTTGAGAAAGAGAAGGTTTtcagaagaaaagaggaagatgtgaaaaaggaaagagaCTGTCTGCGAGAGAAAGGAAAGCGATCTGAACTCACCGACTATCTAGGCAACATGGAGAAACCCGAGAAAGTAACCAAAGAGGATAAAAGAGAAGAAATGGCTAAGAGGGATCGCATTAGAAACAAG GATCGCCCAGCCATGCAGCTCTACCAGCCAGGGGCTCGAAGCCGGAGTCGTTTATGTGCATACGATGAAATCTCTCCAAAGCCGTCTGATCAGGGAGCAGATAAAAAGCTGGAATGTGAGACAACTAACGCGAAAGAGGAAGACTGA
- the UPF3B gene encoding regulator of nonsense transcripts 3B isoform X2 — protein sequence MKEDKENARPKEKRGGPLTPTGLGAAMGGADAKGGGEPDKLERPKDKKETLSKVVIRRLPPSLTKEQLEEHLQPLPEHDYFEFFANDSSLYPHMFSRAYINFRNQEDIVLFRDRFDGYVFVDHKGLEYPAVVEFAPFQKAAKKKSKKKDAKAGTIEDDPEYKKFLESYSADDEKLTSTPETLLEEIEARNKELIAKKTTPLLNFLKNKQRLREEKREERRRRELERKRQREEERRKWKEEERRKRKEAEKTKKVERCPEKERDRSKDEPKIKLLKKPEKDERDFEKKEKAKKMEKESLREEKAASAISSAPAKRSDGEVKEEKAKKLEDECGKDYREREREYDRDREYERIQRERDKFRRQEDERRRQKERFEKEKVFRRKEEDVKKERDCLREKGKRSELTDYLGNMEKPEKVTKEDKREEMAKRDRIRNKDRPAMQLYQPGARSRSRLCAYDEISPKPSDQGADKKLECETTNAKEED from the exons ATGAAGGAGGACAAGGAGAACGCCCGGCCGAAGGAGAAGCGAGGCGGCCCTCTCACCCCGACCGGGCTGGGAGCGGCCATGGGCGGAGCGGACGCCAAAGGAGGCGGCGAGCCTGACAAGCTCGAGCGGCCTAAGGACAAGAAGGAGACGCTCAGCAAG gTAGTGATTCGACGCCTGCCTCCCAGTTTGACCAAGGAACAGCTTGAAGAACATCTCCAGCCTTTGCCTGAGCATGACTACTTTGAATTCTTTGCTAATGATTCGAG TTTGTATCCACACATGTTTTCCAGAGCATACATCAACTTTAGAAACCAAGAAGACATAGTTCTATTCAGGGATCGCTTTGATGGTTATGTTTTTGTTGATCACAAAG GTCTGGAGTATCCTGCCGTAGTGGAATTTGCACCGTTTCAGAAAGCTGCCAAAAAGAAGAGTAAGAAAAAGGATGCCAAAGCTGGGACCATTGAAGATG ATCCAGAGTACAAAAAATTCCTAGAGAGCTACAGTGCTGACGATGAAAAGCTAACATCTACTCCTGAGACTCTGCTAGAAGAAATAGAGGCAAGAAACAAAGAACTGATAG CAAAAAAGACCACTCCCCTGTTGAACTTCTTAAAAAACAAGCAG AGGCTGAGAGAAGAAAAacgagaggagaggaggaggcggGAACTAGAGAGAAAAAGACAAAGGGAAGAAGAGAGgaggaaatggaaagaggaagaaaggaggaaaaggaaagaagctGAAAAAACGAAGAAGGTGGAGAGATGTCCAGAGAAGGAAAGGGACCGATCCAAGGATGAACCAAAGATTAAG CTACTTAAGAAGCCAGAAAAGGATGAAAGAGACtttgaaaaaaaggaaaaggccaAGAAAATGGAGAAAGAGAGTCTGAGGGAGGAAAAGGCTGCCAGCGCAATCAGCAGTGCGCCAGCCAAGCGCTCCGATGGGGAGGTTAAAGAGGAGAAGGCCAAAAA ATTGGAAGATGAGTGTGGCAAAGACTACAGGGAAAGAGAGCGAGAGTATGACCGGGACCGAGAGTATGAGAGAATCCAGCGTGAGAGAGACAAATTCAGGCGCCAGGAAGATGAACGGCGGAGGCAGAAAGAACGCTTTGAGAAAGAGAAGGTTTtcagaagaaaagaggaagatgtgaaaaaggaaagagaCTGTCTGCGAGAGAAAGGAAAGCGATCTGAACTCACCGACTATCTAGGCAACATGGAGAAACCCGAGAAAGTAACCAAAGAGGATAAAAGAGAAGAAATGGCTAAGAGGGATCGCATTAGAAACAAG GATCGCCCAGCCATGCAGCTCTACCAGCCAGGGGCTCGAAGCCGGAGTCGTTTATGTGCATACGATGAAATCTCTCCAAAGCCGTCTGATCAGGGAGCAGATAAAAAGCTGGAATGTGAGACAACTAACGCGAAAGAGGAAGACTGA
- the UPF3B gene encoding regulator of nonsense transcripts 3B isoform X1 produces MKEDKENARPKEKRGGPLTPTGLGAAMGGADAKGGGEPDKLERPKDKKETLSKVVIRRLPPSLTKEQLEEHLQPLPEHDYFEFFANDSSLYPHMFSRAYINFRNQEDIVLFRDRFDGYVFVDHKGLEYPAVVEFAPFQKAAKKKSKKKDAKAGTIEDDPEYKKFLESYSADDEKLTSTPETLLEEIEARNKELIAKKTTPLLNFLKNKQRLREEKREERRRRELERKRQREEERRKWKEEERRKRKEAEKTKKVERCPEKERDRSKDEPKIKLLKKPEKDERDFEKKEKAKKMEKESLREEKAASAISSAPAKRSDGEVKEEKAKKLVFSFQLEDECGKDYREREREYDRDREYERIQRERDKFRRQEDERRRQKERFEKEKVFRRKEEDVKKERDCLREKGKRSELTDYLGNMEKPEKVTKEDKREEMAKRDRIRNKDRPAMQLYQPGARSRSRLCAYDEISPKPSDQGADKKLECETTNAKEED; encoded by the exons ATGAAGGAGGACAAGGAGAACGCCCGGCCGAAGGAGAAGCGAGGCGGCCCTCTCACCCCGACCGGGCTGGGAGCGGCCATGGGCGGAGCGGACGCCAAAGGAGGCGGCGAGCCTGACAAGCTCGAGCGGCCTAAGGACAAGAAGGAGACGCTCAGCAAG gTAGTGATTCGACGCCTGCCTCCCAGTTTGACCAAGGAACAGCTTGAAGAACATCTCCAGCCTTTGCCTGAGCATGACTACTTTGAATTCTTTGCTAATGATTCGAG TTTGTATCCACACATGTTTTCCAGAGCATACATCAACTTTAGAAACCAAGAAGACATAGTTCTATTCAGGGATCGCTTTGATGGTTATGTTTTTGTTGATCACAAAG GTCTGGAGTATCCTGCCGTAGTGGAATTTGCACCGTTTCAGAAAGCTGCCAAAAAGAAGAGTAAGAAAAAGGATGCCAAAGCTGGGACCATTGAAGATG ATCCAGAGTACAAAAAATTCCTAGAGAGCTACAGTGCTGACGATGAAAAGCTAACATCTACTCCTGAGACTCTGCTAGAAGAAATAGAGGCAAGAAACAAAGAACTGATAG CAAAAAAGACCACTCCCCTGTTGAACTTCTTAAAAAACAAGCAG AGGCTGAGAGAAGAAAAacgagaggagaggaggaggcggGAACTAGAGAGAAAAAGACAAAGGGAAGAAGAGAGgaggaaatggaaagaggaagaaaggaggaaaaggaaagaagctGAAAAAACGAAGAAGGTGGAGAGATGTCCAGAGAAGGAAAGGGACCGATCCAAGGATGAACCAAAGATTAAG CTACTTAAGAAGCCAGAAAAGGATGAAAGAGACtttgaaaaaaaggaaaaggccaAGAAAATGGAGAAAGAGAGTCTGAGGGAGGAAAAGGCTGCCAGCGCAATCAGCAGTGCGCCAGCCAAGCGCTCCGATGGGGAGGTTAAAGAGGAGAAGGCCAAAAAGTTAGTGTTCTCTTTTCA ATTGGAAGATGAGTGTGGCAAAGACTACAGGGAAAGAGAGCGAGAGTATGACCGGGACCGAGAGTATGAGAGAATCCAGCGTGAGAGAGACAAATTCAGGCGCCAGGAAGATGAACGGCGGAGGCAGAAAGAACGCTTTGAGAAAGAGAAGGTTTtcagaagaaaagaggaagatgtgaaaaaggaaagagaCTGTCTGCGAGAGAAAGGAAAGCGATCTGAACTCACCGACTATCTAGGCAACATGGAGAAACCCGAGAAAGTAACCAAAGAGGATAAAAGAGAAGAAATGGCTAAGAGGGATCGCATTAGAAACAAG GATCGCCCAGCCATGCAGCTCTACCAGCCAGGGGCTCGAAGCCGGAGTCGTTTATGTGCATACGATGAAATCTCTCCAAAGCCGTCTGATCAGGGAGCAGATAAAAAGCTGGAATGTGAGACAACTAACGCGAAAGAGGAAGACTGA